The Fibrobacter sp. UWT2 DNA segment CCCAAGAACGAACTGGGCAACACGGTCGTCATCAACCACCAGAACGGCTATATAACCAGTTATTCCCATCTGAAAGACATCCGGACCCGCAAGGGCAGAAACGTCGGAAAGGGCGAAATTATAGGTACAGTAGGCAATACAGGTAACAGCAGCGCCCCGCACTTGCACTATTCTATCACAAAAGACGGCAAGGAAATGGACCCGGAATTATTTATTAACTATTAAAAAGTTACAAGCTTTTAGTTACCAGTTGCCGGAATATTTTTATAAATTCACTATAACTAAAACGAATTTTAATTCATGAGGAAAAAATGGCTACAAAGGAACAGGAAATTACCCAGATCGGCCACAGCGTGACCATCAAGGGCGACATCAGCGGCAACAGTGACGTCCGTGTCGCAGGAAACATCAACGGCAGCATCTCTATCGAAGGTGAGCTCATCGTCGAACGCCAGGGTTATGTCGAAGGCGAAATCAAGACGACCACCGCCGTTATTGCAGGCTCCGTCAAGGGTAACATCGACTGCTCCGACAAGCTTATCCTCGAAAGCTCTTCCCAGTACGAAGGCAACATCAAGACCAAGCGTCTTATCATCCAGGAAGGTGCCGTATTCCAGGGCAACTGCCAGATGAACATCAAGCCTGTCGCTGCAGAAAAGCCGGCTGCTCCCGTTGCTCCCAAGAAAGAAGTAAACGCTCTTCTTTAATCAAGAGCCAAATAAAGACTTAGTACCCTCTTAACAGAGGGTCTTTGTTTTTTAGTCAAAAAAGAGGAGAAAAATTCAAATCCACACCTATACTATTAAACATCATTTATT contains these protein-coding regions:
- a CDS encoding polymer-forming cytoskeletal protein: MATKEQEITQIGHSVTIKGDISGNSDVRVAGNINGSISIEGELIVERQGYVEGEIKTTTAVIAGSVKGNIDCSDKLILESSSQYEGNIKTKRLIIQEGAVFQGNCQMNIKPVAAEKPAAPVAPKKEVNALL